One region of Microbacterium rhizosphaerae genomic DNA includes:
- a CDS encoding TetR/AcrR family transcriptional regulator, translated as MTPQRGRATPLDRGTVVAEAIALADEGGLGAVSMRALAARLGVVPMALYKHVADREDLVGGMIDAVVQSYPVPIEEGWRARVRGRVLGARDAQARHPWMPTAIGEATRPTLTALAHMDAVAGDFIDHGFSVDLTHYAMHALGLRIWGYTTEAFSGPPAGAGDPEAAAALAMRFPRVAAIAADTALRNPAGACDERYEFEFALDLLLDAFARLHETGWVSASRV; from the coding sequence ATGACGCCTCAGCGCGGACGGGCCACCCCGCTGGATCGCGGAACGGTCGTGGCCGAGGCGATCGCCCTGGCCGATGAGGGCGGCCTGGGTGCCGTCAGCATGCGCGCGCTCGCGGCCCGCCTCGGCGTTGTCCCGATGGCGCTCTACAAGCACGTCGCCGATCGCGAGGACCTGGTCGGCGGCATGATCGACGCCGTCGTGCAGTCCTACCCGGTCCCGATCGAGGAGGGATGGCGCGCGCGGGTGCGCGGCCGCGTGCTCGGCGCCCGTGACGCGCAGGCGCGGCATCCGTGGATGCCGACGGCGATCGGCGAGGCGACGCGTCCCACGCTGACCGCGCTCGCCCACATGGATGCGGTGGCCGGCGATTTCATCGATCACGGCTTCAGCGTGGATCTCACCCACTACGCGATGCACGCGCTCGGCCTCCGCATCTGGGGGTATACGACGGAGGCGTTCTCCGGCCCTCCGGCGGGAGCGGGGGACCCGGAGGCCGCAGCGGCCCTCGCGATGCGGTTCCCCCGTGTCGCGGCCATCGCCGCCGACACGGCCCTGCGCAACCCCGCAGGGGCCTGCGATGAGCGCTATGAGTTCGAGTTCGCCCTCGACCTGCTGCTCGACGCCTTCGCTCGCCTGCACGAGACCGGCTGGGTCTCGGCATCCCGGGTCTGA
- a CDS encoding DUF4386 domain-containing protein, which produces MNHDRSLARTAGILYLVTFATSIPALALETPLLEHGVHPEFAIWGALLEIMLAFACVGTAVALLPITRRYSEPLAVGFVVSRTLEASLILVGVLCVMTLTSLRTAGVDAMSTLHGWTFLLGPGVMPAVNALLLGTVVLRARLVPAVIPIVGLIGAPILLASSLGTLFGAWTQTSAVAGLAALPVALWELSLGLWLTFTGVRTNGMPAPAAVPLPQRVS; this is translated from the coding sequence ATGAACCACGACCGCTCGCTCGCCCGCACGGCGGGCATCCTGTATCTCGTCACATTCGCCACGTCGATTCCCGCGCTGGCGCTGGAGACGCCGCTGCTGGAGCACGGCGTCCATCCGGAGTTCGCGATCTGGGGGGCGCTGCTGGAGATCATGCTCGCGTTCGCCTGTGTCGGCACGGCGGTCGCACTGCTGCCGATCACGCGGCGGTACAGCGAGCCGCTCGCCGTGGGCTTCGTCGTCTCGCGCACCCTGGAGGCGAGCCTCATCCTGGTGGGCGTGCTGTGCGTCATGACTCTGACGTCCCTGCGCACCGCGGGGGTAGACGCGATGAGCACGCTGCACGGCTGGACCTTCCTGCTCGGCCCGGGCGTGATGCCGGCGGTCAACGCTTTGCTCCTGGGCACGGTGGTGCTGCGTGCGCGGCTCGTACCCGCAGTCATCCCGATCGTCGGTCTCATCGGCGCGCCGATCCTGCTCGCGTCGTCGCTCGGCACGCTGTTCGGGGCCTGGACCCAGACGTCCGCCGTCGCAGGCCTCGCCGCTCTCCCCGTCGCACTGTGGGAGCTGAGTCTCGGCCTGTGGCTGACCTTCACGGGAGTGCGCACGAACGGGATGCCGGCACCCGCGGCCGTCCCACTCCCGCAGCGCGTGTCATGA